In Leptospira fletcheri, the genomic window GAGGTTCTTTGGATCTCGTCACGGTGATCCTACTTTTGATCGTTGCCGCAATTCTGGGAGACACGATCAACTATAGCATCGGGAATATCGCGGGAGAAAAGATCTTGGAAAAGGAAAAGATCCCGTTTCTAAACAAAAAGCATTTGGAAAAGGCGCATAGATTCTACGAAACCTACGGAGGCAAGACGATCATCATTGCGAGATTCATTCCGATCGTCCGTACTTTCGCTCCGTTCGTAGCCGGCATCGGTAAAATGACCTATTCGAGATTCATCCTTTTTAATGTGGTCGGCGGAGTGGTTTGGATCGTTGTTTTCAGCGCGGGAGGATATCTGTTCGGAAACCTTCCTTTTATACAAAGAAATTTTAAACTAGTGGTAATCGGGATCATCATCGTTTCCGTGATGCCGGCAGTGATCGAATACGTTCGGGAAGTTCGGAAAGGAAGGATTTCCTAAGAGAACTCGGGTTTTTTCAAAGGAAAGGTGATCCTGAATACGGATCCTTTTCCCGAAATTCCGGAGGCTTCGAAAGTTCCTCCGAGTTTCTCCGCCATCGCCTCCACCAGATTCAGTCCGAGAGAATTCTTCTTTTTATGACCTGGATCGAAGCCTTTGCCGTCGTCCTCCAATTTCAGATGCGCGTTATTCGCGTCCGCAAATAAGGAGATTCGAATCTTTCCTGACCTTTCCGGAAACGCATGTCTAAAACAATTGGTCAACAATTCGTTAAACGCCATTCCGAGATGGATCATTCTATCCAGATCGAGAGGGACCTCTTCCAAGTCGCATATGACCGTTATTCTGTCCCGATCGATCAATATGGAGGATTTGATGTTTTCCGTGAGTTGTCCTATATATTCCTTTAAGGAAATGGATCCTAGGCTTCTCGCAGAGTAGAGGTTCTCGTGGATCAAGGACATGGAACGGATCCTGTTTTGACAGTCTTCGAAGATCGGGAGAAGGAAGGACCCGTTTTCCTCTTCCGCTAATTTCATTTTGGAGAATTCGAAAAGGCTTTGAATGATCGCAAGATTGTTTTTTACCCTGTGGTGGATTTCCCGGAGCATCACTTCCTTTTCGCCGACCATCTCTTGTAATCTTTTCTGGATCTGCTTTTGTTCCGTAATGTCGATCGCCGCGGTAGTGACTCCCTGGATTGCCCCGTCGGCCGATTTGAGCGGTTCCACCGTCAAGTCTAAATAGACATCCGCTCCTTTACAAGGTAACACGATTTCTCCGCGGAAAGGCTCTCCGGTTCGTATTACGTTTTCCTTAAGCTTTACGATTTCTTCGGCCGTTCGATCCGGAAACAGGTCGTATTCGCTTTTCCCGACAAAGTGATCCGCCAAATCCTTCGCGTCCTCCGGATGAAAGGCCCAATTGTATTTGAGGTCCTTATCCTGGGAATAAACGGTCACTTTGGAATTTCTAAGTGCGAGAAGCAACATCTCGAAATTCTTTCGCAACGCTTCCCCTGCGTCCTTTATTATCGATCGGTTTTCCTCGAGTCGTTCCATGGATGCATAATTAGACAGAAAAGATTCGCACAGAACGCCAAGTAATTGCGAATCTTTATTCGGTTTTGGTACAATTCCTAATCTGATCTATATGTTTTACCATAGGCCGATCGGAGTAATTTCTGAACGGAGCCGGCTCCAGTCGTCGTTCGTTGGAGGAATCTCCTCCGGAACCGGCAGGACTGATTCCGACCGGACCGAAATTCGTGGAGGGGAAAAAGCATCTCGGGAATTCTTTGGCTTTGGAAATTTTTCCGTCTTTTCTGCCGATTTGGACGACTTCCTTGCCCAACCTTAGGTAGATCCTGGAAGAATCCTGGGACCATCGGATTTGAAAGGTGGGGATCTCTTTCCATTCGGACAAAGCGGCTTCGAAATAATTCTTATCGTCCGTAGAGGACCTTCCGTTCGTATCCGCCAAAATCAGTTTCGGGGAATGGATCTCCAGATTCGGATCCGTCTTGCCCAATAAGAGAGCGGCAGTTCCTCCATCCGGAGAAGGTATGAAGTGAAGAACGGTCTGTTCCGCGGTCAGGAACTTGCTCGGGTCGAAAGAGTGGTAACCCTGAGGAGACCAAACGGAAGGCACTCTGGAGTTTCCGCCGTACTGGTCGTCCAATCCTTGGATCCAAAATAGCCTTCCGGTGGAAGAATGATAATACGCCGATCCCGGCAGAGTCCAGTGCGCCACCTCATGGTTATAAATCGGAGGATCTCCTTTTGGATCCGGAGTGCCGTTCAGGTCGTAGATCCTGAATTTCGTTTTATAATTTCTTTTTAACCTGGTTCCCATCATAGGATTCCAGGAATTTCTTTCCTCGTACATCACTTCCGTCTGAACGAGTTCTTTCCCCGTTTCGGACCAACCTCTTTCCACAGCTAGACTTGCCGGTCGCCAGGCGAATTGGGAGCAAGCGCCTAACAGAAGGACAGGAAGAGAGAATGCGATTTGTAAAAGGAAATTTGCGGACAGAGAACCGTTGCGAAGCATGGGAAAGAATTTAAAACAGGGGAATTTGTAAGAAAGGAATTTATCGAGGCAGGAAGGAATAAAGTACGCTGCGCGGATGCGCAGCGTACCCTTGCCGACGAATTAACGCCAGCCTTCGCCTTCCAGTTCGTAGTGGTCGAGGTACAACCCGCCGGATCCCACAGAAGGAGCTCTCGTATGTCCTTGGAACTGAGTGTAGGTGACGTTGTAATTAAACGGCCAAATTCCTTCACTCTGAGTAACCGAGGATTGGCAAACGCTCAAACCGCCCGACTTATTGTAAGCGCATGAGGAATGGAAAGCCACCGCTCCGTCGTCCGCACCCGGAAGAATGAGGGAAGAAGCCCCCTGGATGCCGGAGAATCCTTTGTATCCTGGCACTTGGTAGAACGTAATCCCAGCAGTAACGTTGTGATTGTACGCTCCCCGGGCAGTGCTTACTACCAAGGATTTGTCCATTGCGTTTCCGCCGAATCCGAACGTGATTCCGTTCAGAGCGGAAGCCAGTTCCGATCCGCCGGAAGCGGATGCAAGTGCGGTAACTTTCGTGATGTTATATCCTCTGCTGGCCGTAGTAGCACCTAGATTGGCTAACCAATATTCGGTAGCATAACAGCCTGCGCTATGGCACACGATTTTGCAGGAATTGGATCCTGTGCAATACGTGTTTAAGCCGGTAGTCAGGTTCGTTTGGGCTCTTGCCGTGCCATACGTACGTGGATCACTGGTTCCATCATACCCTACGAAAATTTTCGCTCCGGATACGGAATTAGGAGCAGTGCCCCAGTAGTTGTTCACATCCGTGGTCCCTACGCCATTGTGGTTTTGGTCCGATTTCCCATGCACAAATATCGTATACGTTTGTGCCGAAAGGGAACTTGCAAACAATAGCGCAAAGGCCAACCCGAATCCCATACTCTTCCAATTTTTCATCTTCACTATTCTCCGATCTTTTAGGGAAAGCCGAGAAGAACCCTTCTCGAATTTCCCGACCTACAACTATGCAGGAAGTTGTGCTCCGCGTCAAGTGAATGGAGATTTTTTTCGCATAACAATTCGAATGAAAAAAATATAAAGAGCGTTCTAATGAATTAGAAAAAAATTATGTATAACGGTCGCTAAAATTATTGTAACCGATTCGTATTTTTATATAACAATTGTTTTGTTTGATTTGGGGATTTTTGCCGACCCGGATTCGGAACTTTTCAGTCGAAGCGGGATCTTGTGCTTACGGAATGAATCTTCAGTCTCCGATTCCGATGAGAAAAATAAAAACGGTTGTGAAGAATCCGCTCTTAAGGACAAAGAGTTTAGCCGCCAATCGAAGGACATTCCCCAAAACATGAAAAACAAAAAAATCTGGATCTATCTAGGCCTACTTGTGGCCTCGCTGGCGATCCTTCTGTTACTTTGGAACGAAGCAAGAGAAGAAGGATATTTCCTTACTGAAAAAGAAAAAAGAGAAAGGGCCGAATTCATGGCCAAGGGAAAGTTTTCTTCAGGATCTTCCCACTCGGATTCCGGTTCCTTGCAGCAACTGGACGAGAGTATTCCCCAGGAAAAAATTCTGAAAGATTATCTGGAATGGTCGGAGTATCCTCCGAATTCCCGTCCCTTGACGAAATACAATGCGGATCTCTTGGATCCGTACTTTATTCCTTTAGCTCCCATTCCCATGGCGGACAAGCCGACGGATAAAAAACCGAACGAATATTCCTGCAAGCTGCAACCCTTGCAATGGGCCGCGATCGGTATGAAAGATCCTGTCTATATTACCTTGGAATGCTTCGACAATAAATTCCAAAGGGTTCCGATCGATGTCAGAGATGTAAAACTTTGGAGGGAATTCGACGGTCACAAATTCGGAGCCGTCAGTCCGGAAGGAAACGATCACGGAACGGATGGAGACGCGAAGGCTAAGGACAATCTTTTTACCTTCCAGTGGCGTCCCGGGATCAAGGATTGGGGAGACATGTATCTGGAAGTCCAATTCATTTACGGAAAAGAAAAGAAAGAGGGGAAGTTGCTTACTTCCTTTTTCTCTTCTCCAAACCAGCCGGCGGAGTGGAACGGTTATTTTTCCGACGATCCTAACGAAGGGTCGCTTTCCGTACGAGCCAGCTTAAACGTATTTCGGGCCGGGACCTACCATTTGGAAGGGAACCTCGTCCATGCGGCCTCGGGAGAACCCATTGCCTGGGCTTCCTTTGACGGGAAGTTGGGCGCAGGGCGCCAGGATGTGGAATTTCTATTTTACGGAAAATTGATCCGGGAGAGCGGATTCGACGGTCCTTATGCTTTAACCCAATTGAGAGGCCATAGAGTGAATCTTCCCGTTGATCCGGAATGGTTCGGACAAGGACAGGAAGGAATGAGGAAGATTCTTGCGGCAAGGACTACGGAACCGGACAAAGAACTGGTAGCTCCCTACAGAGAAAAATACACGACTCGGACGTACGATTCGAACACTTTCTCTTACAAGGCTTGGCAGTCACCGGAAAAGGACCAGCAGACCAAGCAACTTCGCGAAAAACTACAATAAGTTCCGAGGTCAGGCTCCGGTCCGAAACATCCGATCCTGCTAGAACAATCCGGGGAGTAAATCCTGGTCCTTGCTTGCAAGCACCTGGAACTCTTCCGGAACGCGGAATAAATCGCCCCGGATGGTTCCTCTATGGTTTAGGCCCAACCTGCGAGTCGCTAAACGAAATCTGGTCCGCAACAATTGCGCATAATTTCCGGTTCCGGTCATTCTTTGGGAAAAGTCCGAGTCGTACAATTTTCCTCCCCTGGCTTCCCGGATAACACGCAGGATTTTTTCCTTTTTGAGAGGAAAGTGAACTCCCAACCATTCTTCGAACAGGGGGGCGACTTCGTATGGGAGGCGCACGAAGACCATTCCTGCGCTTTCCGCTCCGGCAGATTTGGCTCTTTCCAGTACAGTTTCCATTTCACTGTCATTTAAGAACGGAATGACCGGAGCGAACATGACTCCGACAGGAACTCCAGCTTCGGTCAAACCTTTGACTGCCTCTATTCTTTTGTTGGGGGCGGGGGCTCTCGGTTCCAGGGCGGACCAGAGTTCCGAATTCAGGGTCGTGATGGTAACGAAGACTTTCAAAATTCCGAGACGACCCATTTCGGAAAGAAGATCCAGATCCCGGAGTATGAGAGAAGATTTCGTAATGATGGCTAGAGGTTGGCGGAACTTGAGGCATACTTCCAGGATCTTCCGGGAATTCTTGTATTTTCTTTCTCCCGGTTGGTACGGATCCGTGGCGGTGCCCATCGTAATCGTCTCTACGTTTCCTTTTCTTTTTCGCAACGCATCGATCAGTAACCGATCTACGTTCTTTTTTACGAAGATTTTGGATTCGAAGTCCAAACCAGGAGAAAGATCCACATAGGCGTGATTCGGTCTCGCAAAACAATAGATGCATCCGTGTTCGCAGCCTCGGTACGGGTTGAGG contains:
- a CDS encoding DedA family protein; this encodes METIKFFLDFFLHLEQHLDGLIQSYGTWVYLILFLIIFCETGLVVTPFLPGDSLLFAIGAFASRGSLDLVTVILLLIVAAILGDTINYSIGNIAGEKILEKEKIPFLNKKHLEKAHRFYETYGGKTIIIARFIPIVRTFAPFVAGIGKMTYSRFILFNVVGGVVWIVVFSAGGYLFGNLPFIQRNFKLVVIGIIIVSVMPAVIEYVREVRKGRIS
- a CDS encoding sensor histidine kinase yields the protein MRKNFEMLLLALRNSKVTVYSQDKDLKYNWAFHPEDAKDLADHFVGKSEYDLFPDRTAEEIVKLKENVIRTGEPFRGEIVLPCKGADVYLDLTVEPLKSADGAIQGVTTAAIDITEQKQIQKRLQEMVGEKEVMLREIHHRVKNNLAIIQSLFEFSKMKLAEEENGSFLLPIFEDCQNRIRSMSLIHENLYSARSLGSISLKEYIGQLTENIKSSILIDRDRITVICDLEEVPLDLDRMIHLGMAFNELLTNCFRHAFPERSGKIRISLFADANNAHLKLEDDGKGFDPGHKKKNSLGLNLVEAMAEKLGGTFEASGISGKGSVFRITFPLKKPEFS
- a CDS encoding PA0069 family radical SAM protein, which produces MPPRSEKKQKRGTTSSPEGRFTHVHREVWEEAGEEGTVRTTEFFWEDSKSLLTYNDSPDIPIQAGLNPYRGCEHGCIYCFARPNHAYVDLSPGLDFESKIFVKKNVDRLLIDALRKRKGNVETITMGTATDPYQPGERKYKNSRKILEVCLKFRQPLAIITKSSLILRDLDLLSEMGRLGILKVFVTITTLNSELWSALEPRAPAPNKRIEAVKGLTEAGVPVGVMFAPVIPFLNDSEMETVLERAKSAGAESAGMVFVRLPYEVAPLFEEWLGVHFPLKKEKILRVIREARGGKLYDSDFSQRMTGTGNYAQLLRTRFRLATRRLGLNHRGTIRGDLFRVPEEFQVLASKDQDLLPGLF